CGAATTCAGGTCGAGCATCCTGTCACCGAAGAAGTAACCGGAATCGACCTGATCAAGCAACAGCTCCTAATCGCTCAGGGTGAGGCTATTACCTTCAACCAAGAGGATATCACCTTCGAGAAGCATGCCATCGAGTGTCGCATCAACGCGGAAGACCCATCAAACAACTTCATGCCCAGCCCTGGCTGCATCGACCTATACTACGCGCCTGGGGGACATGGAGTTCGCGTCGATTCTCACGCGTACGGCGGCTACATCATTCCGCCCTACTACGATAGCATGATCGGTAAGCTGATCACCTACGGAGCCACCCGCGAAGTAGCGATCCAACGCATGTACCGAGCACTGGACGAATACCTGATCCGCGGCATCAAAACAACAATCCCCCTCCAGAAGGCGATTATTAGTCATCCGGATTTCAGAGACGGAAAGGCCACCACGAAATTCATGGAGGATTTCATGGCCCATAAACCCAAGTTCGATTAATTCGATAGCCGCCTTGAATCCACGCGGCGATAGACCAACCAGATTTTAGAAACCTTAAACTCACATTTCGCACTATGGACCAACAAGAATCTAGCATTGAAATCGGCGACGACCAAGACGGCTCACTAGGCCAGATCAAAGTCAACCACACTGTGGTCGCCACCATCGTCAAGATGGCCGCCACCAGCGTGAAGGGGGTGGTAGGAGTCGGTGGTAGCTTCATCGAAAACGTATCCGCCTTGTTCTCTAGCAAAGACTACGACAAGGGAGTTCGCGTTTCGGAGGATGAGGTTGGCAACTACCTAATCGAGCTTCGTGTCCACATGGAATACGGCGTTGAGCTCGCCAAGACGGCGGAAAACCTCCAGCTGGTCGTCGGCAAGCAGGTCACAAACATGACCGGAAAAACCGTCGCAGCCGTGGACGTCGTAATCGAAGGAGTAAAGATGCCAGAAGAGGTAGAGGCATCTCGCAAAGCTGCCAGGGACGCAGAGAAGGAACCGCTTTCCGACTAAGCACTAACACCGCCGATCCCTAACCGCGGATGGACTCGCTTGAATCAGCCAAAGATTTCCTATCCAACCTCGGCCCGCTACCCATCGTAGCCGGGCTGGCGGTCTTGGTTTTCCTGCTGATCGGGCTGAGACTCGTCTTCAAAAAACCTCCCTCCCACCTCACTGCCTTCAGCGGCGATACCGGCAGTGTCATGGTTTCCCGAAAAGCACTACAAGAGCTCATCAAGTCCGCTTGCATGCTTGAGGAGTGGGTAGAAGCGGCTAGACCCGTTATAAAAGTCAAAGACAACCAGTTAACCGCAAGGGTTGAGCTAAGGTTGGCTTCCCCAGAGAACCTCAAAGCGGTTTGCGAGCGGGTTCAGGACCACATAACCACCTTGCTACATAAATCCCTCAGCTTCGATCAGATCGGTAACATTCAGATCGTCGTTAAGAGCTTCGGAAACAATGAATCTGAGGAGGGACCAAACCAAGAGCACCTTAGAACAGAGTCCGAGATTAGCCCCTCAGCCCCTGCAACGGAAAATACAGCCTCACCTGAAGAAGCTGCAGAAACGAAAAAAGAGACTGAAAACTAGCCCTTAGCAAACGAACTAAAGGCCAGAAAAATAGCCCTGTTTGAGAGCCTTACAGAAGGGTTGGGATCGAAACCTCAAACTCAATAAGCAACACGTCTCCAGACCTTTCGAATACCGCACGAGATTCAGCCTCTGGAACGACTCCGTTCTCGCATTCCAGAATAGCCCCATCTGCTCGAGTTATTCGACAGCGTTCGGAATCGCCCATCCGCATTACGATCGGGGTCTGACAAAGGCTCAACCCTAGCTCGCCAGATTTTAGCTCAAGTTCATTCCAGCGACCCGAGACATCGAGGTACTCAAAACGGGAATCCGAGCCAAGAAACTGATTCTTCCGAAGTAATTTTGGACGAATCCGAATCCTTCCATCTTCTACTACGATCCCCAGCTCGCCCCAGCGGACAAGGACATCTTCCTTCACCTGCCCGGTCATACCCGGTTGCTGGGCGAGAGCGTGCGCAGGAGTGTGCGAATAAGCATCTGTCGGGAAGGCCCCGTACTCCTGTGGAGCCCTCTCTAATCCTAGCCCATCCAGCGTCTCGAAATAAGCTTCTGCCAGTGGAGCTCGAGACTTCCCTACACTTTTGAAGCAATTCTCTTGTATAGCTAAAACAAGCTTCGAAACCATATGCCAATAGACGCTTCCAAGCCCCTCATAAGCGAAAAACGTCCCCGATCGTCCCGTAAACCGGCGGTGGTCAAAGACCCTTTCATAGACCTCAAGAACCTCAGATATACCCAGGCTTAACCCCTTCTCAGACTCCAAGCTCTTCAAAGCGCTCTTAAGGTCCTCAGCATTACGAAACTGACCATTGAAGCGACAGTCCCCGCTCTCGTCTCGATACACAATGCCACCAAGCCCCGCATCCAGCAACCTACTCAAAGCAGAGTCACCCCGAATATACTCATCTGGAATCAGGTTCTTCTCGAGGAAAGTTGGCAACTCGCGGTCAGGGTAAAGCAAGTAGCTGGCGACGTCTTCCCTCCAAAGCTGGCTCTTCCTGAGAGAGTTCAGCAACAGAATCGTATCTTGATCGCATAAAACACCGGAACTGAGTGCCGCAACTTGACCTTCCAGCATCAGCTGCAGGCGATCGATACCGAGCTTTCCCTCCGAGATTTGTAGCAAATTGTAGGAATTAAAGAGCCCTTCAGGGCGTTGGTTCCGAAGGATGGATTGGCGAGCATAGCGTAAAGCCTGATCCAAATATTCATCTAGGGTTTTGATGGGCAACGGCACCCGATCAGAGCCTAGACCTCCCTCATAAACAGCCTCTCGATAGTCTTCTCCAGATCTTCCCAGAGCCTCTACGAAGCGAAATCGTGCCTCTGAAGTGAAGCCATCTCTCAGGTTGGGCTCAAAACGACTAAAAATATCAAGCTGAGATCTGAGCAACTCACCAATCTGACGGTCGACCGTTAATTCAACCCCCTCCGGCAAACCTTCCAAAACGGTTTTCAGGAATTCCAAATAACGATGGGCGTAACACAAAGTTACAACGGAAACCCCATAGCCGACCAGGGCGTTGTTCGCATCGTTCCACTCCGGACGTTGCGTGTTCATCCAGATACCGCCGTCGGGTACGAAATTCGACAACTTGGCCAGAAGCGGAGTAAGCAGCTTCTCTAAGAAATTCGCCCTCACAATCGCGCCATCGCTCTTTCGTAGCAACTTCCCATCGGCACCTTCTTCTTCAGCCGCCCGAAGAAGTCGCACAGACGCATCCTCGTCGAAATCGACCGTATTCCGCGGATCCTGCAGGATCTGGTCAAAACGACGGATACGATAAGGCACGTGGGCATAGACATGCTCAAATGGTTCGAAGCGTTTCGCCAAACCGCCGGGATTATACCTCTCCGATGCCTCTAACAATTTCAGCAAATAAGCGAGCTGGTGATCTCCCCAATAACCAATATTCGACCAAGCCTCGGCAGGATCTATGGTCTCCCAATCAAAACCGAGGTTTGAAATCCGGTAGGGATTATAGCCATCGGCCGTCGAGGCGTTCAAAAACTTGGAAATCATTCCATCCAAGTAAGAAGGATATGAATACGCCAGAGGTTCCCAATTCTGAAAAATATCCCTCCAATTACCTTGATAGGCCAATACCGGCTGGCGATTCGCATCCAAGGTGTCGATTGAGAACTTGTTCCACGGTCGACTAGGATCCCCATGCCTTCTGCTGAAGGTAAGCGGAAGGAATTCATTGGCCAACCGCGATAGATCAAGATCTCGCTTCTTTCCTACAACAGTAAGGAACTCCGAGACTGGCAAGCCACTCTCCAGTTTCTCAAATTCGCTTTCATATCGCTTCCATAAGGCCTTGTTGCACTTTTCAAGATGCAGCAAGAAGCTATGCATATCGATTTCGTATCCAGCATCGAATACACCGCCCCGCATAATATTGAACATGGTATTCGAGAAATGCCGAGCATCTCGCAAGGGATCGCCAGTACAATGCAGACCGTCGGCCGACGCCACTTTGGCTCGAACCCCGTCCCGGTTAGCTAACACTTCTCTATCGATCAGATCCGGCCCAATCTCACCGGAACTGAGCTTTCGCCTCAGCGATACGATTTCTCCCGCATCCTTCTCAACGTCAGCTAATATGTGCCAACTCTCTTCCGCTCCAGCTTCTAGGTCCACTACTTTCTCCAAAAGATACGCACCGCGACGAGCTCTGATGTCTGTCTCGCTCAGAAGTTTTCCGTCTCGAACAAAATCTGAGATCTGCTCGGAACAGAGGAGCAAATTTTCGGGATTTCCATCTGGGGACCAA
This genomic interval from Pelagicoccus albus contains the following:
- a CDS encoding Asp23/Gls24 family envelope stress response protein, which gives rise to MDQQESSIEIGDDQDGSLGQIKVNHTVVATIVKMAATSVKGVVGVGGSFIENVSALFSSKDYDKGVRVSEDEVGNYLIELRVHMEYGVELAKTAENLQLVVGKQVTNMTGKTVAAVDVVIEGVKMPEEVEASRKAARDAEKEPLSD